One window from the genome of Pseudonocardia hierapolitana encodes:
- a CDS encoding dihydroorotase, whose translation MRVLVTGGTLVTASGQVRADLLCTDGRIAGILESGGAAAADERVDASGLLVFPGFIDPHVHSRDPGQTAKEDFAHSTLAALCSGVTTLLEMPNAVPPISDRATFEERAAAHERTASVDFGLWGQAFGASNLDDLPGLLDAGAVAIKLFWGYALDKRTKKLVYNTGDAAPDDIIAPPDAGDVLRVFEVIGARGGLLAAHCEDREIVLGGERAIGGEIRTYQDLLDGRPALAEIAAVSRAAEFSRVTGCRFHVVHTSTARALEIVRAARADGIPITAEACPHYLLLSDADHERYGSGMKVFPPIRGADDQEALWAAIADGTVASVGSDHAPHTLEELEGSLATRPAGVHGVETMVPLMLNEMARGRLAPERVAAVLAEQTARLYSIDHRKGRIAPGLDADLTLVDPHRERRIVAGELHTKHKASVYDGWTVRGTAVASLLRGEVVMRDGEPVAQRRGRLVRTSAAEAADAAVSVA comes from the coding sequence ATGAGGGTGCTCGTCACGGGTGGCACGCTGGTCACCGCGTCGGGGCAGGTCAGGGCGGACCTGCTCTGCACAGACGGCAGGATCGCCGGGATCCTGGAGAGCGGCGGCGCCGCGGCGGCCGACGAGCGGGTCGACGCGTCCGGCCTGCTGGTCTTCCCCGGGTTCATCGACCCGCACGTGCACTCGCGCGATCCGGGGCAGACCGCCAAGGAGGACTTCGCCCACTCCACGCTGGCCGCTCTGTGCAGCGGCGTCACGACGCTGCTGGAGATGCCCAACGCCGTTCCGCCGATCAGCGACCGTGCGACCTTCGAGGAGCGGGCGGCCGCCCACGAGCGCACGGCGTCGGTCGACTTCGGGCTGTGGGGCCAGGCGTTCGGTGCGTCGAACCTCGACGACCTGCCCGGCCTGCTCGACGCGGGCGCCGTGGCGATCAAGCTGTTCTGGGGCTACGCACTGGACAAGCGCACGAAGAAGCTCGTCTACAACACCGGCGACGCCGCGCCGGACGACATCATCGCGCCGCCCGACGCGGGCGACGTCCTGCGCGTGTTCGAGGTCATCGGCGCGCGGGGCGGGCTGCTCGCGGCGCACTGCGAGGACCGGGAGATCGTGCTCGGCGGCGAGCGCGCGATCGGTGGGGAGATCCGCACCTACCAGGACCTGCTGGACGGTCGGCCCGCGCTCGCCGAGATCGCCGCGGTCTCGCGGGCCGCCGAGTTCTCCCGGGTGACCGGGTGCCGCTTCCACGTCGTGCACACGTCGACGGCGCGGGCGCTGGAGATCGTGCGGGCCGCCCGTGCGGACGGGATCCCGATCACCGCGGAGGCCTGCCCGCACTACCTCCTGCTGAGCGACGCCGACCACGAGCGCTACGGATCGGGGATGAAGGTGTTCCCGCCGATCCGCGGCGCCGACGACCAGGAGGCGCTCTGGGCGGCGATCGCGGACGGCACCGTCGCCTCGGTCGGCTCCGACCACGCCCCGCACACGCTGGAGGAGTTGGAGGGGTCCCTCGCCACGCGGCCGGCCGGCGTGCACGGCGTGGAGACGATGGTCCCGCTGATGCTCAACGAGATGGCCCGCGGCCGGCTCGCTCCGGAACGGGTCGCGGCGGTGCTCGCCGAGCAGACCGCACGGCTGTACTCGATCGACCACCGCAAGGGCCGCATCGCCCCCGGCCTGGACGCCGACCTCACCCTCGTCGATCCGCACCGCGAGCGCCGCATCGTCGCCGGCGAACTGCACACCAAGCACAAGGCCTCGGTGTACGACGGGTGGACCGTCCGTGGGACGGCCGTCGCGTCCCTGCTGCGCGGTGAGGTCGTGATGCGCGACGGCGAACCGGTGGCGCAGCGGCGTGGCCGGCTGGTGCGCACCAGCGCGGCCGAGGCGGCGGACGCCGCGGTGAGCGTCGCATGA
- a CDS encoding ABC transporter permease — MIATSTGSPPRAITRLRGAVKPAVFGQLAALPAILIAVLVGSQLNRAFLTVDNIMTNVLAASAVLGVLTVAAALIIIAGHFDMSTQSVVAFAPVLSVWLVVPAAAGGAGVELDPVLGALLIFVLGGLVGAVNGFLVATLKLNAFIVTLAMLILLQGMTLGIGGGETLSNLPDVFIFLGSTRYLGVPAEVLIAVAVFVGAGLFMRYTVTGRQIYAIGGNPEAARASGIRVERITFWLFVASGALAGLAGLLMTARIASVTASQGNNILFTVFAAAVIGGIDLRGGRGRIVGVATGVLLLALVQNILLVSQIPSFWVNAIYGAIILLALMTGALAQGSWFARVRRPAAANHRSGDER, encoded by the coding sequence GTGATCGCGACGTCCACCGGGTCGCCGCCGCGGGCGATCACCCGGCTGCGCGGGGCCGTCAAGCCAGCGGTGTTCGGCCAGCTGGCCGCGCTGCCCGCGATCCTCATCGCGGTGCTGGTCGGGAGCCAGCTCAACCGGGCCTTCCTCACCGTCGACAACATCATGACCAACGTGCTCGCCGCGTCGGCGGTGCTCGGCGTGCTGACGGTGGCGGCCGCGCTGATCATCATCGCCGGGCACTTCGACATGTCGACGCAGTCGGTCGTGGCCTTCGCCCCGGTGCTGTCGGTGTGGCTGGTGGTACCCGCGGCGGCCGGGGGCGCGGGCGTCGAGCTGGACCCGGTGCTGGGCGCGCTGCTCATCTTCGTGCTCGGCGGGCTCGTGGGCGCGGTCAACGGGTTCCTGGTCGCGACGCTGAAGCTCAACGCGTTCATCGTGACGCTCGCGATGCTGATCCTGCTCCAGGGCATGACGCTCGGCATCGGCGGCGGGGAGACGCTGTCCAACCTCCCTGACGTGTTCATCTTCCTCGGCAGCACCCGCTACCTCGGTGTCCCGGCCGAGGTCCTGATCGCGGTGGCGGTCTTCGTCGGGGCCGGCCTCTTCATGCGCTACACGGTGACCGGTCGCCAGATCTACGCGATCGGCGGCAACCCCGAGGCTGCGCGGGCCAGCGGCATCCGGGTCGAGCGGATCACGTTCTGGCTGTTCGTCGCGAGCGGTGCCCTCGCAGGCCTGGCCGGCCTGCTGATGACCGCCCGCATCGCGTCCGTGACGGCCAGCCAGGGCAACAACATCCTGTTCACGGTGTTCGCGGCGGCCGTGATCGGCGGCATCGACCTGCGGGGCGGGCGCGGGCGGATCGTCGGGGTCGCCACCGGGGTGCTGCTGCTCGCGCTCGTCCAGAACATCCTGCTCGTCTCCCAGATCCCGTCGTTCTGGGTGAACGCGATCTACGGCGCGATCATCCTGCTGGCCCTCATGACCGGCGCGCTCGCGCAGGGTTCCTGGTTCGCCAGGGTCCGACGTCCAGCGGCAGCGAACCACCGAAGCGGGGATGAACGATGA